The following proteins come from a genomic window of Candidatus Woesearchaeota archaeon:
- the trxA gene encoding thioredoxin: protein MMAVIELNKDTFKEEILDSDKVVLVDFWAEWCMPCKMMAPAYEELSKKLAMLKFCKFNVDSASEIAEEYGIRGIPCIVVFKSGREIGRIVGNINKNELENKIKGIIGEK from the coding sequence ATGATGGCGGTAATAGAGCTAAATAAGGATACTTTCAAGGAAGAAATTCTGGACAGCGATAAGGTTGTGCTAGTGGATTTCTGGGCAGAATGGTGCATGCCCTGCAAAATGATGGCCCCTGCTTACGAGGAGCTTTCAAAAAAATTGGCAATGCTGAAGTTCTGCAAGTTCAATGTTGACAGCGCTTCTGAAATAGCTGAAGAATACGGAATAAGGGGAATTCCGTGCATTGTTGTCTTCAAATCAGGCAGGGAAATCGGAAGGATTGTCGGAAATATAAACAAAAATGAGCTTGAAAACAAGATTAAGGGGATTATTGGAGAAAAATAG
- the gltA gene encoding NADPH-dependent glutamate synthase, translating to MDINKMKTIMPQQKSEERIKNFDEVNLGYNDELAIKEASRCLQCKKPVCIEGCPVKINIPKFIKQIKDKKFDDAIKTIKEQNFLPKVCGRVCPQETQCEEKCILAKKKQQIAIGCLERFAGDNEKSFLIPAIRKTGKKVAVVGSGPASLTCAAKLALMGHNVKIFEALHKAGGVLLYGIPEFRLPNKIVDDEIRYIKKLGVEIELNSVIGRTISLDELSKQYDAVFIGTGAGLPYFMRIPGESLNGVYSANEFLARINLMKANEFPKAKTPIKRANKTIVVGGGNVAIDAARTARRLGSDVTVVYRRSFDEMPARLEEIEHAKEEGINFLMLTSPTKIIGDKFVTGMEFQQMMLGEMDSSGRRTPLPIEDSEFSLECGQVIIAIGQGINPLLTRNSELRTVMRGAIEVNENYQTSEPKIFAGGDVIGQESTVIKAMADGKNAAAAIDAFLRGEIKNDGGNRAK from the coding sequence GTGGATATAAACAAAATGAAAACCATAATGCCGCAGCAAAAATCAGAAGAGAGAATTAAAAATTTCGATGAAGTCAATCTAGGTTATAATGATGAACTGGCGATCAAAGAAGCATCCCGCTGCCTGCAGTGCAAAAAGCCAGTCTGCATCGAAGGATGCCCTGTCAAAATAAACATTCCGAAGTTTATAAAGCAGATCAAAGACAAGAAATTTGATGATGCGATAAAGACAATAAAAGAGCAGAATTTTCTTCCAAAAGTTTGCGGCAGGGTGTGCCCCCAGGAAACGCAGTGCGAGGAAAAATGCATCTTAGCAAAGAAAAAGCAGCAGATTGCAATTGGCTGCCTGGAAAGGTTTGCAGGAGATAATGAAAAAAGTTTTTTAATTCCTGCAATCAGGAAAACAGGCAAAAAGGTTGCTGTTGTCGGCTCCGGGCCTGCTTCGCTTACATGCGCTGCGAAGCTTGCTTTAATGGGCCATAATGTGAAAATATTTGAGGCATTGCACAAGGCAGGAGGCGTTCTGCTCTACGGAATTCCGGAATTCAGGCTGCCAAATAAGATTGTTGATGATGAAATAAGATATATTAAAAAACTCGGAGTTGAGATCGAGCTTAATTCTGTGATTGGCAGAACTATCTCGCTTGACGAGCTCTCAAAACAGTATGATGCTGTTTTCATAGGAACAGGCGCTGGCTTGCCTTATTTTATGCGCATTCCGGGGGAAAGCCTTAATGGGGTTTATTCTGCAAATGAATTTTTAGCAAGGATAAACCTGATGAAAGCGAATGAATTTCCAAAAGCAAAAACTCCGATAAAGAGGGCAAACAAAACCATAGTTGTCGGAGGAGGGAATGTTGCGATTGACGCTGCACGAACAGCCAGGCGCCTTGGCTCTGATGTAACTGTTGTTTACAGGCGTTCTTTTGATGAAATGCCTGCAAGACTTGAAGAGATAGAGCACGCCAAGGAAGAGGGGATTAACTTTTTAATGCTGACAAGCCCAACAAAAATAATTGGCGATAAATTTGTCACAGGCATGGAATTCCAGCAGATGATGCTTGGCGAAATGGACTCGTCAGGAAGAAGAACTCCATTGCCGATAGAAGATTCCGAGTTCAGCCTTGAGTGCGGCCAGGTTATCATCGCAATAGGCCAGGGCATAAATCCTTTGCTGACAAGGAATTCTGAATTAAGGACGGTTATGAGGGGCGCAATAGAAGTGAATGAAAACTACCAGACATCCGAACCCAAAATATTTGCAGGCGGTGATGTGATCGGCCAGGAATCCACAGTCATAAAAGCAATGGCTGATGGCAAGAACGCAGCAGCGGCAATAGATGCCTTTTTAAGAGGTGAAATTAAAAATGATGGCGGTAATAGAGCTAAATAA
- a CDS encoding sulfide/dihydroorotate dehydrogenase-like FAD/NAD-binding protein, giving the protein MPIITKKQKLAENIFLMNVRAPNIAKNAKPGQFIILRLDEEGERIPLTIADSNQTEITLVFQAIGKTTKQLSELKKGDSMLDLIGPLGNPSDIREYGTVCLVGGGVGAAELLPLAKALKRAKNKIITIIGAKNKKSLILVDELKKLSKQLIICTDDGSRGLKGFVTAALEALLKKEWLNLVYAVGPAIMMKSVSALTTDKARTIVSLNPIMIDGIGMCGGCRVVVDGQIRFACIDGPEFNGHKVDWDDLLNRTSYYAEEEKHVCNLRKIK; this is encoded by the coding sequence ATGCCCATCATAACAAAAAAGCAGAAACTAGCTGAAAACATATTCCTGATGAATGTTAGGGCTCCAAATATTGCTAAAAATGCAAAGCCCGGGCAGTTTATAATATTGAGGCTAGATGAAGAAGGCGAGAGGATTCCGCTGACAATCGCAGATTCAAATCAGACTGAAATAACGCTTGTGTTTCAGGCAATAGGAAAGACAACAAAACAGCTCTCCGAATTAAAAAAAGGCGATAGTATGCTTGATCTAATCGGCCCATTGGGAAACCCGTCTGATATAAGGGAATACGGGACAGTCTGCCTTGTTGGCGGCGGCGTTGGAGCTGCTGAATTATTGCCATTGGCAAAAGCATTGAAGAGAGCAAAGAACAAGATCATAACAATAATCGGCGCTAAAAATAAAAAATCATTGATACTTGTTGATGAGCTTAAAAAGCTCTCCAAGCAGCTTATAATCTGCACAGATGACGGAAGCAGAGGATTAAAGGGGTTTGTTACAGCAGCATTGGAAGCTTTGCTGAAAAAAGAATGGTTAAACTTAGTCTATGCAGTCGGCCCTGCAATAATGATGAAATCTGTTTCTGCATTGACAACGGACAAGGCAAGGACAATAGTTTCATTGAATCCGATAATGATAGACGGAATAGGCATGTGCGGCGGCTGCAGGGTTGTTGTTGATGGCCAAATAAGATTTGCATGCATTGACGGCCCTGAATTCAACGGGCATAAGGTTGACTGGGATGATCTGCTCAACAGGACAAGCTATTATGCTGAAGAAGAGAAGCATGTCTGCAATTTGAGAAAAATAAAATGA
- a CDS encoding NYN domain-containing protein codes for MYKHKGQRVGVFIDVQNMYYSAKQMYGAKVNFKEILKEAVKGRNLVRALAYVIKADIKEEQGFFEALKNIGFEVRAKDLQIFYGGQKKGDWDIGIAMDTIELAHKLDTIILVSGDGDFAPLVQHLKRAIGCRVEIIAFGKSASAKLIEEADEFTDLDEAPKKFLIEK; via the coding sequence ATGTACAAGCATAAAGGGCAAAGAGTGGGTGTTTTTATAGATGTGCAGAACATGTATTACTCTGCAAAGCAGATGTATGGCGCAAAGGTAAACTTCAAGGAAATCCTGAAGGAAGCAGTCAAAGGAAGGAACTTAGTCAGGGCGCTCGCATATGTGATAAAAGCAGACATAAAGGAAGAGCAGGGATTTTTTGAAGCATTGAAAAATATCGGGTTTGAAGTTAGGGCAAAAGACCTGCAGATTTTCTACGGCGGCCAGAAAAAAGGAGACTGGGACATCGGCATTGCAATGGACACAATTGAGCTTGCCCATAAGCTGGACACGATAATTCTTGTAAGCGGCGATGGGGATTTTGCTCCTTTAGTCCAGCATCTTAAAAGGGCAATCGGCTGCAGGGTTGAAATCATAGCATTTGGCAAAAGCGCCTCAGCTAAGCTGATAGAAGAAGCTGATGAGTTCACAGACCTAGATGAAGCTCCTAAAAAGTTTCTGATAGAGAAATAA